Within Styela clava chromosome 8, kaStyClav1.hap1.2, whole genome shotgun sequence, the genomic segment AGGACGCGCCATGACGTCACCACCTCAGTGACCATATAAGGAATGCGAGTCCTTGTCCGCCCTAGTAATATTGCCCATGGATACACACTTATTATCAATCGTTATTCTCTATAATTGCATATAGTTTCAGGatctgtttttgactttttactgattgtctgtaactttgctcatatctgagcttttttttatttatgagtgagtgcgcgtgaaACAACACCATAATTTTATACAGTTTCAGTTTAGCCTTCGAAATTTAGATGGTTCTCCGTAATTTAACTCAATAGCCGTTTCTCTTGATTCTTATAATTCTCGCAGATTTTTCCTcctctgtaactttgctcagaaagaGCTCCTTTACTCCCGAGAGAGTGCGCATATTttcttataaataaatatttaattgcagGGTCAACAAGGAATAAAAGGTGCGAAAGGAACCGACCTCAACTACGTGAGAATGCAAAAGTTGATGAGTGAGttctttattttatcaaaacttCACTTGAGTGCATTTTCACAAGCAGGGCTTCAGGACTTAAGCGTCAGTGGTTTCAACCTGTTGTACCCGAACCCCATTGAAATTCCCCAGAAAAATCTCTGTGTAAATGTTTTtctgaattgtataaatatGCGGAGTATCCAGAGGAAGGGAGAAGGGGGGCTTCTGAGGGGCCAGCCATTTTTTCTTACGTCTTTTCCAAgaccattttgctctattcttggacgatttactgaaaactgactTGTCCGGTCTTGCTGTCAATATTTCAACTACCAAACGAACCAACCAATATAGATGGAAATGCGCGCGTATATGCTTTCGATAACTTTGACTTTGATATCAATGGTTGCTTTTATCTAACCTTGTTACGTCATCATACAAAAATGGCCCCTGTCCAATTTTGGTCTGGCGACGCTTTTGTATTGTATATAATCATGGCATAACAAAATGatctataaaatttaataaGTTTTCTAGATTAACCATTAACGACTCCATTTTGTTTGACTGCCGTTAAGATTTGGCGGATTTTCGtcgatatattttatttgttcagtCAGTGCatttctgttagaaaaataaacttcTTTCGTGCCAATTATGTGGCTTTGCAGTACATGGAATCGTGAAACCGCACCGCTACGTGCTCACGtaaaatatgtttatatgtAAACACAGGGTGGATTGCGATTTTTCTCAAAAACCAATACTTCAGAGTTTAGACTTCCCATGATGACGTTGTTGAAAACAATTTTGCTGGCATTCGACTTGTAATTTTTCCTCAAATCATCGCTTTTCATCGGCAATTTGCTTTCAGTATATCTCGGCAGTGTTGAAGTGCCGATATCTtcacacaattaaaatttacataaatattaTTCTAGAATCAGTTTCATGTAGGCACGAGTCGTTAATTCGACTTAAGTTAAACTCAATCGAGTGACTTAACGAAATGACATGGATTCAACTAACCGACATTGAGTTCAAAGATAGACTTGTGACTCGGTTTAGAAACTGTTACTGAACGTCTTAGATTCAATATTTGTTGTTTTAGGTGCGACCAGCTGTCAGGAATTGAACGAAGTCCATGGAGTCTCAGCCAATGGTTATTATCCGTTAAGATCGAACGGCAGCGGACACCTAGTCTCTTATTACTGTGACTTCGGAATTTATGAAGGTTCGTACAAATACTCGGTACCGACCACAGAAGGCAAATAATTTCGTTGAAGTTTTAAAATCGAGTTAAAAATACAGTACGGGATATTTAGCTCTAATCATAAgcatctttatttttttatatggaATTTCACTCTAATCATAACATCTGTAATATATATGGGATTTAACCCAAGATGTGTAACCCGCGCTCTATTGCGGTCTGAAGCCTTGTCTCAAGCTTTATTCGTAGTAGCTGTTTACATCTTAATGACTGCTTGTTTGGAGCCTAGTTCGGTATGAAAAGAGTGTATAACTCAATAATGACAgctattttccatttttttcaggCGTATCTACTTGCAAAGAACTGGTATCGTGGTATGGTATTCCGACATACGGTTTTTATCGTCTCAGAATCAACTCCACGGAACACCCGAAGTATAATTACTGCCCAGGTATTTTGGCGCATGCAAAGtatgtagtatgtgcaccaagatggcgcacaacctgaacgtagtatgtataccaggttaggattcaggttgtgcgccatcttagtgcacatacaTCTGGAAGTCCGATATTTCTATATATCAAGCCTGAATATCAATGCCAAACGACTTAAACGACAAAAGCTCGAACTTTCGCTTCGACAGGGGATACCTAGCCAGTATGCTCTGTTTTTTTTTAGGGGTGGCGTTTCCAAATTTATgggagaggccgtggttcgatATGACGAAGCCGGGTTATCGGCCTTCTTCTCTTCCGGTATAAATGAGTTTTAAGAGGAATTTTGACTCCAACTACATCCTGAACTccgagaaaatcaaattttggcAACAAATAATTTGGCATATAATCAAGCCTTCTTGGATAGCCCTACGCGGAACGTTATACGTTTTGGCCAATCGACATTCCGACCGATGACTACTTTTATTACcctgaaaattctgaaattccgattatgaaaaattcaaaataattccgACTCAGCGGACTTTGAAAATTCGAATTTGGGCCTCGACCCCAATGAAAGCTTCCTTAACTCTGCTTAATCATTCCCTAACAGAAGTTTTCACCTGCGAGCAACTCAAAGCACAAGATAGAGTTCAGAAGTCCGGGACGTACATGCTTGGCCCATTCAACAGCAAATATGAGGTCCACTGTGACTTCTCTGAATCGGACGGTAAGATAACTGATATTTTAATTAGTCTTTTGAAAACGACTTCGATTGACGTTAGTCAAGTGCTTCCCAACCTGTCGAAATTTTCGATTAGATCGGCCAATAGAGGCATTATCATTACGTAACGTGAGGGTGTTTTCCTGTAGTAGGGGACTGCTCGCGAAGTCGCGACCCGTGGTTTATGGACTTCTACCATCGGTGTATGGCTTTTATTAATCCTTGTTAATATAACTTCACTACCGTCATTACTTAtggatctcgatcggtaagtatgttgataggtatttgtttgtatgtttgtttgtttgtctgttagatacacgcgatatctcacgaaagcaagattgtatttgctccaaattttgcatgtgcatttatcatagctcggatcagaaccctattgattttcgatgaattatgttgtataattagcgagttaatatttaattagtgacgggacacacggtgtcactacgGACTGGAGTAAGAGCGCATGAATCgctcgataagtcttcggtctccgaccgatattgtCGTTTTAACGTTTTATCACGTCATACTCACATTAAATTTCGTTTGGTTAGAATTGAATCACGGGATTTTGCTTGACTGTCACCGACACCGTGTTGTGATTGGAGTGGGTTGGGCCCTCAGTGTCAACAGGAATTTAGGTTTTAGTCCATTGCGATAAACTGTTGTACGCCGCTGATATTTATAGTTATAAGCATAGCCACGACAGAAATGCTTATAAAGAGATCACATAACGCATTGTGGTATTAAAATATATACGTGAGATAATTCGCCATAGCATCCGACAGTTATTCTATTTTCGGCACTTctattttggtactcctgtagtatgtgaatcaagatggcggacaccggacgtagtatgtgtaccaggtcagggttaggccataatttcaggtacaaatactacaatgGTTAGTTGGCTAGaccccaaacttgtaatagaactaaaatgaagaaaattggaacaaaattatggcgtaatcataacctggtacacatactacgttccggtgtccaccatcttggttcacatacttctgggttGCCTCTATTTGAGGGACAGGCCCAAATAAGCCTAAATACCCAATCCATACCTTTATTCTTATATGTATTCAATTACACGGGTGAATTTACTGtgtttatttatagtttttgaaatcaaaatgtaaaatattatcaCAAAATATTTACAGCGATTACAGCAATCCGACACGATTCTATGGACGAGGTGCTGATGCCAGAATGCGAAGCCAAAGGTTGTTACTCCAAGGTTCCCCACTATGCAATGAGTTTGGAtaacataatcaaaatcattgaCAACTCGAGGGAATGCAGACAATTTATTAAGGTAGCTATCAATTGGGGTTGAGCGATACTAAAGACATTTCTTGGGTTAATCTCCTCGTCATTCTGTGGATtgataaaaaatgcaaatgtctaaattttactacttgtTCATACTACGTATTCTAAAGTAATGAACTCTCTAtgatgagtttctgaaaagcaaatcaaaaattgtatacttacttttaagACACCCTTTATGCCCTTGGCgccatatatttgatcattacCTGTTTATTTTGAACAGGCCAGATGTGAAGGTATGCTGTTGTTCCGAACTGATCCTTTTGCCTGGTGGGTTTCACGGAACGGAGAGAAAATGTTGTATTGGGGTGGAGCGACCTCGAGAAGCAACTACTACTGCGCCTGTGGAGAAACAGGTAACGTACATTCATCAGAGACTCAGTTTGTTTCTAGTACTCAAGAGCACAACccgaacaaatatatttttttttgtcgagGACGATTTTTTTGGCGCTCTTCAAGTATgagtataccaatatggaggtaacgaATTCAGTTTTCCTGTTATAGctcaagttgtgtaaggggactgaaacctatgggcaggcaGTAGAttgacttggctaacacagacagtccccgaacccgtaataggactaaaatcaagaaaatcgcaataaaattatggcttcaccctaacctggtacacatacttcgggagtaccttttttgttttgtttaaagACGTAATACGACGCTCGCCCGTACTTTTTACTCCGAACAAGACTAGATAAAGGAAGCCTCTGATATCAGAAGAATTTTGTGTTTCTGTCGAAAATATCGACTTCTGTTATCACTATTGCACCAAATTCCCACTCTGACTCCgggaaatttcaaaatatgacTCCGACTACTATGACATAGATAGCCTGACACttggatttatttattttcaaggtACATGTGCTGATAAGTCCTTCAAATGCAATTGTGATAAGAACGACGCCGTTTTAAGAACAGATGAAGGGTTTTTAACCGACAAGACCAAACTACCCGTCAAAGAACTCAGATTTGGCGACATGGGAGGCGAAACCGAAACTGGATGGCACACACTGGGCCAGTTGGAATGCATGGGTTGAAACTTGACGTCAAAACAAAAACTACTGATGTGCCCTTTCCACCGCGCTTATTCACGTTTTCGCTATGAAaaggctttgtacaaacagCCACCGatatatctaacaatatgtaagAAGATGTTGTTTTTGTAAAAACCTAATTTTTCCGGTTCGGCTTTGCCTAATCAATTTAAAAAGCTGTTAATACATTTTCACTCTCATTTTCTTTTCAGTGACCCGATATTTAACCCCCAAATTATGGTGTTTTATTCTATTTCGTGGAAACACTTTGATCTGACTTATGGAACACTTTTATCCGACATGTAGAAACGGTTTTATACGGTGAATGGGAATACTTTTATATGTcatatgggaacacttttatatgtcatatgggaacacttttatatgacatatgGTAACACTTTTATTTCCCATTCGTGTTCATATTATCAAACATTGCTTTTAATTATCTACCCTGCTTTGTAATTTTTGTGGATTGCTAGGATTGTGAAATCGGGGACACATTTTACGAATTTTCTGAAATCGTTGTGGCTGgagtttgaaaattttgcttCTGAACAGGGATATCGTTTGTTGAAGGCCATTGGCGTCAATGCAGCcgtattatttttgaattatttggaTTCCAAATATGCATTTTCTAAGAGCCATTATCGAAGTATTAAGATgttctacaaaaaaaaatatgaagttTTATAAGCATTCGTAACGCCTAGTGAAGAAAGCTTGCTTGCCATacttgctcgttttgtagcgcgggcccatattttttttaccaaaatcactaaccgggcccatattcaagcacgggcacttattattttcaaattaaaattatacacaaaaattacggtatctttgaagacaaatatttgacgacaATAATCCCTTTTCCATGTCAATTTATTCACGTCTCAAGAGTAATTCCCTCATATTACCCGTAGTTTATATTATTAACAagaaacaacaaatcaaaatttttatttattcagcaAGTGTACCGTTATTTTCTTCATCAAAGCTATCATCCTCATCAACACCAAGCCCGTTTTCTGCTGTAGCCTCAACGTGAGTGTTATCTGCCAGCgcttgtgacaaaagcgcttcttatttcctattgctcTACCaatgaaaaatcagcttttacatcgggtgGGTATTCAAGCActggcccttatttattttttatgttctgttcacacgggcggctatccAAACGGGCCCTCAATCAAGATCGGatggtaaaacgagcatatacggtactcTGACGTTTTTGCGGTGACATTTTTGTGGGAGTTTTTGAGCTctaagtttttaaattttctttgatTCCACAGCCCTAGGCTATTTCCTACAGTTTTCTGTTTTTACTCCGTTTCTATCCAATCTCTCACCAATTGTCCCAttattgattcaaaaataaaattcaaaaatgtcgCGATGTTTCTAATAAAATTGTGATTAATGTACAGAATAACACGTTCATTCTCTTTGATTCGGGAGATATAGTTGTTTATAGAATAGTCGGAGGATTGAAATTAGAAATTGTTCCATAAATTATTTCAACACATACGAAAACAATCTAAAACTACAAATATTCAACGATCGCCAACAGAATGACTAGAGGGGAATTTGGGATTTGCTAGTGGGGAACATACAGTACGTTTACTTGCAAAAAATTATAGTTTACGTGGAAATGAATTGGCTTGTCAGGCGTGAGCAGTAACTGATGCAACACGACGATTCGCTTTAAAGCTTTTAGACTTCGTACAGTTTTACACAAATCATTTACAAGTTTGTAAAACAAACAGAAGCATAGATCTGACTCCAAATCATGAGtttcaattaaaatattatttcatctCACGTGATGACATGACGTAATAAACTTGCGCCACCATGTGACAGATATTGATTTGATAGTAGTTGACAGAAAGTTAGAAATTCGGGCTGAGCACCAGCAAACTGGGCTATCTCTGTTGTGTGTCCAAGTTTACGAATAAgctataattttaatatttttaccgCGAGGGGAAAAGATGAAAAGCCAGTTATATTTGACTCAAAGTTAGCCATTAAGCTCCGGTACCTTCAGATTATTGGGCGTTGAGTACCGGTACTTGTTTGCTCTCCTAATTCTGTGATTTCATAaccagtttttatttatttttatcaattcagtctccgaccgatattctcgtttcattattatgctgattatggagtcgaaataaacttatacctgTACGGTACCATTAACGTTCCCGATAGACATCTGTCAGTCAGTCGGCAGCACAGCTCACATTTTCTGTTGTTTTGATAGCCTAGCTGGTTTTGTCCTCGATTCTTATTGATGCTCACATAATTTTGTGACGACAATTTTACTAGCATGATAATGCAGATTGCTGTATTGTACTTCCAGCACTCTGCACTgatacacaaaatatttttctgatgaaCTTTAATTACGGGCTCCACGGACTTTTAAGAACGTACGTTGAGGGATATTGATAAGATGGTTTGGgttatgatttttatttattttatgaaatctTGAGATTTTCTGAAAAACAATACTGGTAACTTTATAATAGTCTATGAAAAAACAATATGTGGATAAATGCCCTTTGAATGTATTACCGGTAATATCTTATTGTTTTAATACAACTATCAAGGTGGATGCAAAAAAATAACTCGAACGATCTTATGATCAGAAATGTTCGTGGGACGAAAAGTTTGTATACTCTCTCTCCCCTTCTCTGACTATGATTTCTTTATATCCTGAATTTAAAACAAAGAGTTAATTTCTAATCCATAtgattttttagaatttgtaaaCCAATCTATAAACAGGTCTAtagtattttgaaaacattgCAAAACAGAGATAAAGTAGCAGATATTGTTATCACCAAGCACGGATTCCCGAATAAATCAGCAAACGGGACCTACAGACTCTACTAGTCAATGCTAGTGGTAAGTATTGTATAATTGTGATATGTATAGATAAGGCAATTATGGATGTTGGAGACGGGATGCATGCACATTACTGTGCTGGCCTGTATCACAGATGTGTGGACCTGTTTTGACAAAAACAAGTAGCTGAATATATATGGTACTGCCAGTTGGACTAGTGGGTGGGTGAAGTAACGGGAGTGAAAGAAGATGTACAATAATGTTTGTACGAAGGAGAGAAACAACATACATAGTCATAAacaacattacacaaaataccCTGGATATGTGCATAATTatcttaaaaattgaaaattatattttttgtgaaCGACCAACATGATTTTACTGTCAGGAATTGAGCTATGTTAGTCAGACTTTCCAAAACAAATGCAATTCGTCTACATTGCTTGTGCTCCTATAGTTGAAGAAATGTTTGTATAATGGTAGAGCATGGTTCCAAGAATGTTCCCGATATTTAGACATATAAAACAAACCGGACACTCTCATAGGTTTTGTATTTTTCCTTATTATTGATGTGTTTAAACATTGAGTTCGTCTTCTTATTAATGGTTCAGCAAAACACCTTGTACAACTTCCAAATTCacataatttgaatataagaagttttaataaaataattgatttaaaaaagtGACATTTACAAGAAATTAATAATAACCAAAATTCAGGAAGGTTGTCGAAATTTCAAATGAGGTTTAAAacatcctaagtgattcaagagtcttgctgcacatgaacacaaatatatttctgtaacggtTCATCTGATCAAAGTCAGACCttttcagacatacatagttcaacatAGAAGAAGTATAAGTACCGATAGTTAGTCTCGCAGGAACCACCAAATTATTAGCACAAAGGTTTAAAACATGAGGCATCAAAAGTACAACATAACCCTGAAACAGAGTATCTATCAGTGTCTCGAATTTGGCTTTGATTAATAAGCTCGTGGGCATTGAGATACCTGTgatacataaatatatacataaataaaatttcaccaaattgctttgttttttttagaattaatCGTCAAAATGTCATACGGACGGGGCGATTTGACACCGGGGGGAGGAGGTTCCTATGGAAACAGTGGCGACCAATACTCGAGTTCGTACCAGAATGAGGGACGCTCATCACAAGCTGACTACACCAGGCTGACACAACTAATCAGTTCAAACATACAAAAGGTTCAGCAGAATGGTGAGGGGTTTTGCTAATTCAGATATTGAATTTATTGGGGAGATTCCCATACTCACAACTATTTGTTTTCTCTGATTTTAATTTCGacgtatttaaataaatttaacttcattattttacattaaattaCAGCAAGAAAAAAGTTTTTAGGATGCGGATTGAAAAAACATGAGCTTATTTCAGTATGCATAAATGATCCTAATGATGCTGCCTTGACCCATAGGTCCCAAACTTTCCAATCTCACAAGTCACAACTATTGACTTTCTGTCATACAAATCACaacacatttgaaaaaattttctttgtttatttatcacACATTGAATTAcggcaaaaaaaatttgtgacaAATTTATGTATTGGAATAAGGATAATATGTGAGTATATCACATTTGCACACAATTTATATGATTAGAATCTCTTTCCATTAGTTTTTCCGTTTTTGCCTAATGGTTATTTTACCATGCACAATGTTGAAAAAGCAGATTCTCTAATTAGTTGGTCCGACTAGTTACGCTTCACTGCCTTCGTGTGCTAGGTATTCTGACTAGCTAGGCTTCATTTATACCTGTAGCCAGAATAGTGCTGCAGTGGCCATTGCCTTCATTCTATCCTTTGTTCAGTTCAAGACATTCTGAATTGCTGTTTCTTGATTCCATGTGCTAGGTACTCTGACCGGTAATGCTTCATTGATATATTTGCTCAGAATTGTGCTGCAGTAGTCCTACCCAATaacattcattttatttactgTTTAGTTCAAGACAAATTGACTCGCTGTGCTACCGATTTCGAGTAGTTTTGCTTCATTGATTTTTGTGGCTATAATTGTGCTGCAGTAGACCCCAT encodes:
- the LOC120345851 gene encoding uncharacterized protein LOC120345851, producing the protein MEKTMAVLLLVIYHMAIFVVAQQSVPFPSKGGDSCNVVQVNCGPVASGNGETVSPNHGLPGPPGERGPKGDPGFRGSPGFQGVRGTKGMMGPVGSPGEKGSAGEKGQQGIKGAKGTDLNYVRMQKLMSATSCQELNEVHGVSANGYYPLRSNGSGHLVSYYCDFGIYEGVSTCKELVSWYGIPTYGFYRLRINSTEHPKYNYCPEVFTCEQLKAQDRVQKSGTYMLGPFNSKYEVHCDFSESDAITAIRHDSMDEVLMPECEAKGCYSKVPHYAMSLDNIIKIIDNSRECRQFIKARCEGMLLFRTDPFAWWVSRNGEKMLYWGGATSRSNYYCACGETGTCADKSFKCNCDKNDAVLRTDEGFLTDKTKLPVKELRFGDMGGETETGWHTLGQLECMG